CGAGGGCATCGTCACGCGCCTGCGGGAGGCGGAGAAGGAGCTCCAGCGGCTCCAGGCCGAGCGGGTGCTCGCCGCCGCGCCGCAGCTCGCGCAGGCCGCGGAGCTCGTCGGCGCGGTCCGGCTCGTCACCGGCGAGCTCGGGGAGGTCGGCGCCGACGACGTCCGCGGGCTCGTCCTCGACGTCCGGCAGCGTCTCGGTGACAGCGCCCCCGCCGTCGTCGCGCTCAGCGCCGTCGCGAAGGGCCGCCCCGTCGTCGTCGTCGCGACGAACGCGACCGCCCGGGAGACCGGCATCGCCGCCGGCGACCTCGTCCGGACCGCCGCCGGCGTCCTGGGCGGCGGGGGCGGCGGCAAGCCCGACCTCGCCCAGGGCGGCGGGAGCGACCCGGCGAAGGTCCCGGACGCGCTCGCGGCGGTGCGCGCGCAGGTCGCGGACGCCGCGGGCGCCGGGACGGGCGGGGCCTGACGGTGGCCGCCTGCCTGGCGGTCGACCCAGGGTCCGTGCGGATCGGGGTGGCCGTCAGCGACCCCCGCCGCACCATCGCCCTGCCGCTCGGCACCGTCCAGCGGGCGAAGGACGGCTCCGACCTGCGGGCCATCGCCGCGCTCGTCGCCGAGCGGGAGGCCGCGGACGTCGTCGTCGGGCTTCCCGTCGGGCTGTCCGGTCGTGAGGGGCCCGCCGCCGAGCAGGCGCGGGCGTTCGCGAGGCGCCTCGCCGACGCCCTCGCGCCCGTCCCCGTCCGGCTCGTCGACGAGCGGTTCACCACGACGTCCGCGCACCGGGCCCTGCACGAGGCGGGGCGGAAGGGCCGCACGCACCGTACGGTGGTCGACAGGACGGCGGCCGCCATCCTCCTGCAGCACGTCCTCGACGCCGAGGCGGCGGCAGGTGACCCCCCTGCGGCCGACCGACGTGCAGAGCCCGACCCCCTCACGGACGGGCCCGTCGACAGGAGCGAGCGATGACCGACCCCGGCCCCGGGGGGCAGGGCGACCTCGAGGAGCTGAGGCGCACCAGCCCGCGCCGCGCCGCGCGCCTCGAGGCGGAGGCACGACGGGCGGAGGCCGCGGCCGCGGGCCGGCCCGACGAGGGCCGGCCGTACGACCTCGAGGCCGACCTCGCCGCCCAGCACGAGGCGCGCGCCGAGGAGGCCCGCGAGCGGTGGGACGCTCTTCCGCCGCCCGAGCCGGAGTACCTCCCGGACGAGCCGTACGCGACCGAGCCGGTCCCGCCCGTCGAGCCCGCACCGGAGGACGTGCCGCCGCCGGTGTACGAGGCGGCGCCGGAGTACCTCGAGCGCGGACCCTACGAACCGGGGTACGACGACGGTTTCGGCGACCCGGTGAGCGCCGGCTACGTCGACACCGACGCGTTCGCCCCCGCCGCACCTCCCCGTCGCGGCCGCGCCGCCCTCCGGCTGCTCCTGCTCACCGGCGTCGTGGCGGTCGTCGTCGGCGCCGGCTGGTTCGCGTGGCAGACCGTGAGCGGCCTGCTCGGCGAGGCCCGCGACTTCGAGCTCTTCGCGAGCGCCCCGGACTACGAGGGCCCCGGGCAGGGCGAGGTCGAGGTCGTCGTCAACCCCGGCGACAACGGCCGCGCCATCGGCGAGACCCTCGTCGAGGCCGACGTCGTCGCGAGCGTCGAGGCGTTCGTCGGCGCCGCCAACGTCTCCCCGGACTTCACGAGCGTCCAGCCCGGCACCTACACGCTGCCGCAGCGCATCCCCGCCGCCGAGGCGGTCGACGCGCTCCTCGACCCCGCGAACCGCGTCGAGGACACCGTCGTGCTCGCCGAGGGCCTCCGCGTCCAGCAGATCCTCGACCGGCTCGCGGAGGAGACCGGCCTGCCACGGGAGGACTTCGAGGCCGCGCTCGACGCCGTCGAGCTGCCCGCCGCCGCGCCGCCGGCGGACGTCGCGCTCGTCCATCCCGCCGAGGGGTTCCTCTACCCCGACGGGTACCGCTTCCCCCCCGACGCCACCGCGCAGGAGATCCTCCAGCAGATGGTCGACCGCGGCCAGGAGGTGCTCGCCGACGTCGGCGTGCCGCCCGAGGAACAGCTGCGCGTCCTCACCGAGGCCAGCCTCATCCAGGGCGAGGCGCGCATCGACGAGGACTTCGGCCGCGTCGCGCAGGTCGTGGAGAACCGGATCGCGCAGGGCATCCCGCTCCAGCTCGACTCGACCGTCAACTACGCCACCCAGACCTTCGACATCCGCACGACCGACGAGCAGCGCGCCTCCGACAGCCCGTACAACACGTACCGGGTGCAGGGGCTGCCGCCCGCGCCGATCAAGAACCCCGGCCGGCAGGCCATCGAGGCGGCCCTCAACCCGACCCCGGGGCCGTGGGTGTACTTCGTCACCGTCGACCTCTGCACGGGCGAGACGGCGTTCGCCGAGACGCTGTCGGAGCACAACGCGAACGTCCGGCAGCTCAACGAGTTCCAGCGGGAGAACACGGTCGACGGCGAGCTCGTGTGCCCGTGAGGGCTGTAGCGGGGACGGACCCGTGAGGGCGGCGGTGTGCGGCCGTCCGGTCGCGCACTCCCTGTCGCCCGCGCTCCACCGTGCCGCGTACGCCTCCCTCGGGCTCGCCGACTGGACGTACGAGGCGATCGAGGTCGACGAGGCGACGCTGGCGGACGTCGTCGCCGCACGCGACGCCGACCCCAACTGGGCGGGCCTGTCGCTCACGATGCCGCTCAAGCAGGCCGTGCTCCCGCTGCTCGACTCGGTCGACGCGACCGTCGAGGCGACCGGCGCGTGCAACACCCTCGTCTGGGGCGCCGCCGGACCGTCCGGCCGCCGGGCCCGGCACGGTGCGAACACCGACGTCGCCGGCCTCGTCGCCGCCCTCACCGAGACCGGCCCGCCCGGCTGGTCACCCGCCGTCGCGCACGTCCTCGGCGGCGGCGCGACCGCCGCGTCCGCGGTCCTCGCGCTCCACCGGCTCGGCTGCGCGGCGCCCGTCGTTCACGTCCGCGACCCCGCTCGCGCCCGCCCCGTCCTCGACACCGCCGCCCGCTGCGGCAGCGCCGTCGAGCTGCAGCCGTGGCCCGACGCAGGGACGGCCCCGGCGCTCGCCGCCGCTGACGTCGTCGTGTCGACCGCGCCCGCCGGGGCCGCCGACGCGGTCGCCGCCGTCGTGCCCCGCTCGGTGACCGGCGTCCTCCTCGACGTCGTCTACGACCCGTGGCCGACCGCGCTCGCGCGGGCGTGGGCCGGCGCCGGCGGGGCGGTCGCCTCCGGCGCGCTCATGCTCCTGCACCAGGCGGTCGAGCAGGTCGCCCTCATGACGGGCCGGCGACCCGAGGATGCACCCATGCGGGTGGCGCTCGGGCAGCGGCTCGCGCACCTCACCCGCTGAGGTCAAGCGGCTCCGCCGGACGGCCGATCCCCGGGCATGACGTCTCGCTGCTGCGCCCGGGGGGCGGCACGCCGATGAAGCAGCTCACCGACATCCTCCTCGAGGAGAAGCTCGTCGACGCCGTCCAGCTCGACGAGGCCTGGCTGGAGCACGAGCGCGTCGGCAAGCCGCTCGGCCGGATCCTCGTCGACATGGGCCACATCACCGAGGCCCAGCTCGTCGCCGCGCTCGCGAGCCAGATCGGCCTCGACTTCGTCGACCTGTCCGAGGCGCCCGTCGACGCCACGGCCGTCGCGGCGCTCAGCCCCGCGATCTGCCGCCGGCACACCGTCCTGCCCATCGGGTACGACGACGGCGGTCGGCTCGTGCTCGCGATGGCCGACCCCGGCAACGTCTTCGCTCTCGACGACGTCCGGCAGATCACCGGGCGCGAGCCCCGCGCGGTCGTCGCGACCCGCGACGACCTCCTCGCGGCGATCGACCGTTACTGCCGGGCCGACGCCGACATGGACGACATCACGAACGCCATCGACGGGGAGGACGTCGACGACGAGCTCGCCCACGTCCGGCAGGTCGTCGAGGACGCCCCGATCGTCAAGTACGTCAACATGCTCATCACGCAGGCGATCCAGGACCGGGCGAGCGACATCCACGTGGAGCCGGGGGAGGACGCCCTGCGGATCCGCTGCCGCATCGACGGCGTCCTCCACGAGGTCATGCGCTCGCCGAAGCAGATCGCGAGCGGCGTCGTGTCCCGCCTCAAGATCATGAGCGACATCGACATCGCCGAGCGGCGGAAGCCGCAGGACGGCCGCCTGTCGATCAACGCGAACGGCCGCAAGATCGACCTGCGCGTCGCGACCCTGCCGACGGTGTGGGGCGAGAAGGTCGTCATGCGCATCCTCGACAACTCCAACACGCGGATGGCGCTCACCGACCTCGGCTTCAGCGACTCCAACGCCGAGCGCTTCAGGACCTCCTACGTCAAGCCGTACGGGATGATCCTCGTCACCGGGCCGACGGGGTCGGGCAAGTCGACGACGCTGTACGCGACGCTCAACGTCGTCTCCAAGCCGGAGATCAACGTCATCACGGTCGAGGACCCGGTCGAGTACCGCCTGCCCGGCATCAACCAGGTCCAGGTCAACCCCAAGGCGGGGCTCACGTTCGCCGCCGCGCTCCGCTCGATCCTCCGCTCGGACCCCGACGTCGTGCTCCTCGGCGAGATCCGCGACCACGAGACCGCGCAGATCTCGATCGAGGCGGCGCTCACCGGTCACCTCGTCCTGTCGACCCTCCACACCAACGACGCACCGAGCGCCGTCACGCGCCTGACGGAGATGGACGTCGAGCCGTTCCTCGTCGGCTCCGCGCTCGACGCCGTCCTCGCCCAGCGCCTCGCGCGCCGCCTCTGCGGCAAGTGCGCGGAGGAGTACGTTCCGGAGCGGGCGGACCTCGAGGCCGTCCGGTTCGGGCTCGACCCGGACGAGCCGACGCCGACGCTGCGCCGGCCCGTCGGCTGCCCCGCGTGCGCGAAGACCGGCTACAAGGGCCGTCTCGCGCTGCACGAGGTCATGCTCGTGAGCGAGGAGATCGAGCGGCTCACCGTCGCGCGGGCCTCCGCGACCGACATCGGGGCCGTCGCCCGGGAGCAGGGCATGCGGACGCTGCGCGAGGACGGCATGGCGAAGGTCCGTGCGGGGGTCACGACCATCGACGAAATCCTCCGGGTGGTCGCGTGAGCCCGCGCCTCAAGACCGTCCCCCGCCCGGCCGACACGTACGGGTGGCGCCAGCCGTGCGCTGCCGCCGCCTTCCGTACCGAGACCGTGCCGACCAGCCTCCGCAGGGGTGTGCAGTGAGCGACCAGGGCTACCAGCCGAGCAGCTTCGCCTTCGACGGCGCGAGCGCCCCCCGCGTGCCGGGCACGCCGGCGCCGTCCGCGGGCTACCAGGACGTCGGCGGGCTCCAGCCGCCGGCGGTGCCCCCCGCGGCGACGGCGGCGTGGACGCCGACCGTCATGCCGAGCACGCCCGCCCCGGCCGCGCCGCAGGGCTACACCGACTACGACTACTCGCAGTACTCCGACTACTCGGACTACTCCGAGGAGACGGGTGGCGGGGTCGACATCGACGGCGGCTTCGACGAGGTCGCCTCCCGCTTCGGCGGTCCGGACAGCCCCGACGGCGTCGAGGAGTCCGAGGCGCCGGAGACGACCCACCGCGAGTTCGAGCTCAACGAGGTCCTCATCGAGCTCCTCGAGCGCGGCGGCTCCGACCTCCACCTCACGACGGGCGCCTCGCCGGCGATGCGCGTGTCCGGCGAGCTCGTCCAGCTCGACGACTTCCCGAAGCTCACCCCGCTCGACACCCAGCGCGTGCTGTACGCCGTGCTCACGCAGAAGCAGCGGGAGAAGTTCGAGGAGAACCT
This genomic window from Aquipuribacter nitratireducens contains:
- the ruvX gene encoding Holliday junction resolvase RuvX, translating into MAACLAVDPGSVRIGVAVSDPRRTIALPLGTVQRAKDGSDLRAIAALVAEREAADVVVGLPVGLSGREGPAAEQARAFARRLADALAPVPVRLVDERFTTTSAHRALHEAGRKGRTHRTVVDRTAAAILLQHVLDAEAAAGDPPAADRRAEPDPLTDGPVDRSER
- the mltG gene encoding endolytic transglycosylase MltG, whose product is MTDPGPGGQGDLEELRRTSPRRAARLEAEARRAEAAAAGRPDEGRPYDLEADLAAQHEARAEEARERWDALPPPEPEYLPDEPYATEPVPPVEPAPEDVPPPVYEAAPEYLERGPYEPGYDDGFGDPVSAGYVDTDAFAPAAPPRRGRAALRLLLLTGVVAVVVGAGWFAWQTVSGLLGEARDFELFASAPDYEGPGQGEVEVVVNPGDNGRAIGETLVEADVVASVEAFVGAANVSPDFTSVQPGTYTLPQRIPAAEAVDALLDPANRVEDTVVLAEGLRVQQILDRLAEETGLPREDFEAALDAVELPAAAPPADVALVHPAEGFLYPDGYRFPPDATAQEILQQMVDRGQEVLADVGVPPEEQLRVLTEASLIQGEARIDEDFGRVAQVVENRIAQGIPLQLDSTVNYATQTFDIRTTDEQRASDSPYNTYRVQGLPPAPIKNPGRQAIEAALNPTPGPWVYFVTVDLCTGETAFAETLSEHNANVRQLNEFQRENTVDGELVCP
- a CDS encoding shikimate dehydrogenase, whose translation is MRAAVCGRPVAHSLSPALHRAAYASLGLADWTYEAIEVDEATLADVVAARDADPNWAGLSLTMPLKQAVLPLLDSVDATVEATGACNTLVWGAAGPSGRRARHGANTDVAGLVAALTETGPPGWSPAVAHVLGGGATAASAVLALHRLGCAAPVVHVRDPARARPVLDTAARCGSAVELQPWPDAGTAPALAAADVVVSTAPAGAADAVAAVVPRSVTGVLLDVVYDPWPTALARAWAGAGGAVASGALMLLHQAVEQVALMTGRRPEDAPMRVALGQRLAHLTR
- a CDS encoding GspE/PulE family protein is translated as MKQLTDILLEEKLVDAVQLDEAWLEHERVGKPLGRILVDMGHITEAQLVAALASQIGLDFVDLSEAPVDATAVAALSPAICRRHTVLPIGYDDGGRLVLAMADPGNVFALDDVRQITGREPRAVVATRDDLLAAIDRYCRADADMDDITNAIDGEDVDDELAHVRQVVEDAPIVKYVNMLITQAIQDRASDIHVEPGEDALRIRCRIDGVLHEVMRSPKQIASGVVSRLKIMSDIDIAERRKPQDGRLSINANGRKIDLRVATLPTVWGEKVVMRILDNSNTRMALTDLGFSDSNAERFRTSYVKPYGMILVTGPTGSGKSTTLYATLNVVSKPEINVITVEDPVEYRLPGINQVQVNPKAGLTFAAALRSILRSDPDVVLLGEIRDHETAQISIEAALTGHLVLSTLHTNDAPSAVTRLTEMDVEPFLVGSALDAVLAQRLARRLCGKCAEEYVPERADLEAVRFGLDPDEPTPTLRRPVGCPACAKTGYKGRLALHEVMLVSEEIERLTVARASATDIGAVAREQGMRTLREDGMAKVRAGVTTIDEILRVVA